The window TCTCTGGGAAGTCTGTCATGAGCCTTCCCGAGACCGGACGGATGCTAGAACACATCCGATCGGGTCATATTACAGCACTCATCTTCTCGAAACTCGCACGGCTGGCTCGAAACACCCGTGAGCTCCTGGAGTTCGCTGATATTTTCCGAGATCACGAGGCGAATCTCATCTCACTGTCAGAGGCGATCGACACCTCGACTCCGGCCGGTCGCTTGTTTTTCACCGTCGTGGCGGCGATGGCGCAGTGGGAACGGGAGGAGATTGCGGATCGTGTCGCCGCCTCGGTTCCGATCCGGGCGAAGCTCGGAAGACCCCTCGGGGGAGCCGCCCCCTTTGGTTATCGCTGGGAGAACCGAGAACTCATCCCAGACCCAAAGGAGACTCCGGTTCGCAAGCTAATGTATGAGCTGTTCTTGGAGCATAAACGCAAGAAGACGGTGGCTCGGCTCCTCAATGAAAAGGGCTATCGGACCAGGAGCGGGTCGAAGTTCTCGGACACGACTGTGGATCGCCTCCTCAGGGACCCGATTGCGAAAGGCATCCGCCGGGCCAACTACACGAAGTCTCTGGGCGCGAAGAAGCACTGGAAGGAGAAACCCCGGAACGAATGGGTCCTCACCGCGGTCGAGCCCATCATCACTGAGGAAACCTGGAACGCCGCGAACGCCATCCTCGAAGAACGACGCCGCAACCGCAAGCCCCGGTCCCGGAAACCCGTCCACCTCTTCGCGGGACTTGTCTTCTGCGGGTGCGGCCAGAAGATGTACGTCCTCACGAAGACAACGAAGTACGGCTGCCAGAAGTGTCACAACAAGATTCCTGTCGAGGACCTAGAATGCGTCTTTGCCGAGCAGCTGAAGGGCTTCGTCTTCTCCCCCGAGGAAGTCGCCGCCCACCTCGGCCAGGCGGACGAGGAGATCAAGGCCAAGGAGGACACCCTCCGGGCGCTCGAAACCGAACGAGACCGAGTCGTCCGGGAGATGGATCGCATCTACAAGGCCTACATCGCCGACGAGTTCTCAGTCCAAGGCTTCGGCAGGCAGTACCGCCCCCTCGAAGAACGCCTAAATCAAATCGAGGTTGAGCTTCCCCAACTGCAGGGCGAGATTGACTTCTACACGATCCAATACCTATCTCGGGACGAGATCCTTAGCGAAGCGAGAGACCTCTACTCCCGCTGGCCCAGCCTGGCCTCAGATGACAAGAAACAAATCGTGGAACACATTGTCGAACGAATCGTTATCGGGAAGGGTGACATCGAGATCCACCTCAGCTACCTACCTTCCTCCCCT is drawn from Candidatus Eisenbacteria bacterium and contains these coding sequences:
- a CDS encoding recombinase family protein; protein product: MHLKMKSVSEPRGQSNVEAKSVGIWIRVSTEDQAKGESPEHHERRARMYAAVKGWQVREVYHLEAVSGKSVMSLPETGRMLEHIRSGHITALIFSKLARLARNTRELLEFADIFRDHEANLISLSEAIDTSTPAGRLFFTVVAAMAQWEREEIADRVAASVPIRAKLGRPLGGAAPFGYRWENRELIPDPKETPVRKLMYELFLEHKRKKTVARLLNEKGYRTRSGSKFSDTTVDRLLRDPIAKGIRRANYTKSLGAKKHWKEKPRNEWVLTAVEPIITEETWNAANAILEERRRNRKPRSRKPVHLFAGLVFCGCGQKMYVLTKTTKYGCQKCHNKIPVEDLECVFAEQLKGFVFSPEEVAAHLGQADEEIKAKEDTLRALETERDRVVREMDRIYKAYIADEFSVQGFGRQYRPLEERLNQIEVELPQLQGEIDFYTIQYLSRDEILSEARDLYSRWPSLASDDKKQIVEHIVERIVIGKGDIEIHLSYLPSSPLFSELVTKEQRNSRDSSRRLTRIVREIVQRGRREPR